A genome region from Sphingobium sp. WTD-1 includes the following:
- a CDS encoding homoserine O-acetyltransferase, giving the protein MASVSPDTRFGLRRQARLPGPLPLSSGASLSPVDIAYESYGQMNADKSNVILICHALTGDQYVASDHPVTGKPGWWWRMVGEGKPVDPARHFIICSNVIGSCMGSSGPASIDPALGDPYAMRFPVLTIADMVRAQAMLLDHLGVDRLAAVIGGSMGGMQALTWPTLFPDRVERCVVIASTARHSAQNIAFHEVGRQAIMADPLWRGGDYYADGKVPSAGLAVARMAAHITYLSEAGLTEKFGRRLQGRNAKTFGFDADFQVESYLRHQGLSFVERFDANSYLYITRAMDYYDIAEDHGGSLAKAFTATRARFCLVSFDTDWLYPTAESRAIVHALNASGAQASFVELSSPFGHDAFLLESPELNRVVDGFLRGGRA; this is encoded by the coding sequence ATGGCCAGCGTTTCCCCTGACACACGTTTCGGCCTGCGCCGCCAGGCCCGCCTTCCCGGCCCGCTGCCGCTGTCGAGCGGCGCCAGCCTGTCCCCGGTCGACATCGCCTATGAAAGCTATGGGCAGATGAATGCGGACAAATCCAACGTCATCCTGATCTGCCATGCGCTTACCGGCGACCAATATGTCGCGTCGGATCATCCCGTCACCGGCAAGCCGGGCTGGTGGTGGCGGATGGTGGGCGAAGGCAAGCCGGTCGACCCGGCGCGCCATTTCATCATCTGCTCCAACGTCATCGGCAGCTGCATGGGATCGTCCGGCCCCGCCAGCATCGACCCGGCCTTGGGCGATCCTTACGCGATGCGCTTCCCGGTGCTGACCATCGCCGACATGGTGCGGGCGCAGGCGATGCTGCTCGACCATCTGGGCGTCGATCGGCTGGCCGCGGTGATCGGCGGGTCGATGGGCGGGATGCAGGCGCTGACCTGGCCCACCCTGTTCCCCGACCGGGTCGAACGCTGCGTCGTCATCGCCTCGACCGCGCGGCACAGCGCCCAGAATATCGCCTTTCACGAGGTCGGGCGCCAGGCGATCATGGCCGATCCGCTCTGGCGCGGCGGCGACTATTATGCCGATGGCAAGGTGCCGAGCGCCGGCCTCGCCGTCGCCCGCATGGCGGCGCATATCACCTATCTTTCCGAGGCGGGCCTGACCGAGAAATTCGGCCGACGGCTACAGGGGCGTAATGCCAAGACCTTCGGCTTCGACGCGGACTTCCAGGTGGAGAGCTATCTGCGCCATCAGGGGCTGAGCTTCGTCGAGCGGTTCGACGCCAACTCCTATCTCTACATCACCCGCGCCATGGACTATTATGACATAGCCGAGGATCATGGCGGATCGCTGGCCAAAGCATTCACCGCGACGCGGGCGCGCTTCTGCCTGGTCAGCTTCGATACCGACTGGCTCTATCCCACCGCCGAATCCCGCGCGATCGTCCACGCGCTCAACGCCTCGGGCGCGCAGGCCAGCTTCGTCGAACTGTCCAGCCCCTTCGGCCATGACGCCTTCCTGCTCGAAAGTCCGGAATTGAACCGCGTGGTCGACGGCTTCCTGCGCGGTGGCCGGGCATGA
- a CDS encoding 2-hydroxyacid dehydrogenase: MEGMTDQTRPTIVAYGPLYPYLTDLLEQRFTVHNVAADADMSALSAEVLEARALVSFGSVGAPAAIMDALPKLELIGLFSVGYDKVDVDHARSKGIRVTNTPDVLTDDVADLAVGLLYATVRNIAANDRLVRSGGWARGEKPALSGRVTGATIGILGLGRIGRAIAKRLEPVAGEILYHNRKPAADTAYRYVADAIDFARQSEVVIVATSGGPEAARLVDGAMLDALGPDGVIVNISRGGVIDETAMVERLADRRIAGAGLDVFAHEPHVPEALFAMDHVVLQPHQGSATVHTRKAMADLVVANLDAWFAGEALLTPVA; encoded by the coding sequence ATGGAGGGCATGACCGATCAGACCCGTCCGACCATCGTCGCCTATGGTCCGCTCTATCCCTATCTGACCGACCTGCTGGAGCAGCGCTTCACCGTCCATAATGTGGCGGCGGACGCGGATATGTCCGCGCTGTCGGCTGAGGTGCTGGAGGCGCGTGCGCTGGTCAGCTTCGGATCGGTCGGGGCGCCCGCCGCCATCATGGACGCGCTGCCGAAGCTGGAGCTGATCGGGCTATTCTCGGTCGGCTATGACAAGGTCGATGTCGACCATGCGCGATCGAAAGGCATCCGCGTCACCAACACGCCCGACGTGCTGACCGACGATGTCGCGGACCTGGCCGTCGGCCTTCTCTATGCGACGGTGCGCAACATCGCGGCGAATGACCGGCTGGTGCGGTCGGGCGGCTGGGCGCGGGGCGAGAAGCCGGCGCTGTCCGGCCGGGTGACCGGCGCGACCATCGGCATATTGGGGCTGGGCCGGATCGGCCGGGCGATCGCAAAGCGGCTGGAGCCGGTGGCAGGCGAGATCCTCTATCATAACCGCAAGCCGGCGGCCGACACGGCCTATCGCTATGTCGCCGACGCGATCGACTTTGCGCGCCAGAGCGAGGTCGTCATCGTCGCCACGTCGGGCGGGCCGGAAGCGGCCAGGCTGGTCGACGGCGCGATGCTGGACGCGCTCGGGCCGGATGGCGTGATCGTCAATATCAGCCGGGGCGGCGTGATCGACGAGACGGCGATGGTCGAGCGGCTGGCCGACCGGCGCATCGCCGGTGCGGGGCTGGATGTGTTCGCGCACGAGCCGCATGTGCCCGAAGCGCTGTTCGCGATGGACCATGTCGTGCTGCAACCCCATCAGGGCAGCGCCACCGTCCACACCCGCAAGGCGATGGCCGATCTGGTCGTCGCCAATCTGGACGCCTGGTTCGCCGGGGAGGCGCTGCTGACGCCGGTGGCGTAG
- a CDS encoding STAS domain-containing protein — translation MIMVSASTFSWGSIRDLARHPRASGVVMVATVIVTVATHDLSAGVAVGVLLSGVFFAFKVTRLMDVRDAYDEATDTRTYSVSGQIFFASAEIFADRFDLRDTAAHVRIDLSASHLWDITAVGALEDVVTKMRHHGILVEVIGLNRASAILVDRLAPAVGGRAG, via the coding sequence ATGATCATGGTGTCGGCCAGCACCTTTTCCTGGGGGTCGATCCGCGACCTTGCCCGCCATCCCAGGGCATCGGGCGTCGTCATGGTCGCCACCGTCATCGTCACCGTCGCCACCCACGACCTGTCGGCCGGTGTCGCGGTGGGCGTGCTGCTGAGCGGGGTGTTCTTCGCCTTCAAGGTGACCCGCCTGATGGACGTGCGCGACGCCTATGACGAAGCCACGGATACCCGGACCTATAGCGTTTCGGGCCAGATCTTCTTTGCCAGCGCGGAAATTTTCGCCGACCGGTTCGACCTGCGCGATACGGCAGCCCATGTCCGCATCGACCTGAGCGCCAGCCATTTGTGGGACATCACGGCCGTAGGTGCGCTGGAGGATGTGGTCACGAAGATGCGGCACCATGGCATTCTGGTCGAAGTCATCGGCCTCAACCGCGCCAGTGCGATACTGGTCGACCGGCTGGCGCCCGCGGTGGGCGGCAGAGCCGGTTGA